One window of the Vigna radiata var. radiata cultivar VC1973A chromosome 1, Vradiata_ver6, whole genome shotgun sequence genome contains the following:
- the LOC106768506 gene encoding aspartic proteinase A1-like, whose translation MLFSGVCEGGCAAIVDSGTSLLXGPTAVVTEINHAIGXEGVLSVECKEVVSEYGEILWDLLISGVRPDDVCSQVGLCFAQKGQSESNGIEMVTEKEQRELSAKDTALCAPCQMLVIWIQNQLKQQKTKDTVFNYVNQVWLLQGPCHCKDVLRSFLL comes from the exons ATGCTATTTTCAGGTGTCTGTGAGGGTGGCTGTGCTGCTATTGTGGATTCAGGAACATCTTTGCTTGNTGGTCCAACT GCTGTTGTAACTGAAATCAATCATGCAATTGGAGNCGAAGGAGTTCTAAGCGTAGAATGTAAGGAAGTTGTTTCTGAATATGGAGAAATTTTATGGGATCTCTTGATATCAGGA GTACGACCTGATGATGTGTGCTCACAGGTTGGTTTATGTTTTGCCCAAAAAGGTCAATCAGAGAG TAATGGAATTGAGATGGTGACTGAAAAGGAACAGAGAGAGTTGTCAGCTAAAGATACTGCTCTGTGTGCTCCTTGTCAGATGCTTGTGATTTGGATTCAGAATCAACTAAAACAACAGAAGACAAAGGACACAGTTTTCAACTATGTAAATCAG GTGTGGTTACTGCAAGGCCCATGCCACTGTAAAGATGTTCTTCGGTCATTCCTATTATAG